A window of Synechococcus sp. MU1643 contains these coding sequences:
- a CDS encoding (Fe-S)-binding protein: MSQPAPAEQPPTSTLPGLPPGAADPCVHCGFCLPTCASYRVLASEMDSPRGRIHSLRAIEAGELELDATVASHFDTCLGCFACVSACPSGVRYDQLIEATRPKLNQANQRSSWQTSFRKLLLQVLPYPNRLRALLQPLRAYAGTPLQHLARRSGLTRLFGPEIEAMEQLLPPLVPESFSDQLPQINPASGERRGRVALLLGCVQRCFDPSVSNATVKVLQANGFEVVIPPDQGCCGAVSHHQGELELTRQLATNLIQSMNAIDGELDAVLVAASGCGHTMKAYGELLNGNTAFRAPVLDVQEFLADRGLVETFRAQLQPVPGVVAMHDACHMIHGQGIHAQPRQLLRAIPGIQLREATEAGVCCGSAGIYNLVQPEEAAELGRIKADDLSGTGAEWVASANIGCTLQLRRHLGDRAHVQHPMELLAASAGLHPLPGVQQRASNAKIAGEGENRQSAAGSR; this comes from the coding sequence ATGAGCCAGCCAGCACCTGCCGAGCAGCCTCCGACCAGCACCCTTCCCGGTCTGCCGCCCGGTGCCGCTGACCCCTGCGTGCACTGCGGCTTCTGCCTGCCCACCTGTGCCAGCTATCGCGTGCTAGCCAGTGAGATGGACTCCCCCCGCGGTCGCATCCACTCTCTGCGGGCGATCGAGGCTGGTGAGCTGGAGCTGGATGCCACGGTGGCCAGCCATTTCGACACCTGCCTGGGCTGCTTCGCCTGCGTTTCCGCTTGTCCTTCCGGAGTCCGCTACGACCAGCTGATCGAGGCCACCCGACCCAAGCTGAATCAGGCCAACCAACGCAGCAGTTGGCAGACCAGCTTCCGCAAGCTGCTGCTGCAGGTGCTGCCCTACCCCAACCGACTGCGCGCCCTGCTTCAACCCCTGCGGGCCTATGCCGGCACGCCGCTGCAACACCTGGCACGCCGCTCCGGACTCACCCGTCTGTTCGGGCCGGAGATCGAAGCGATGGAGCAACTACTTCCCCCCTTGGTGCCGGAAAGCTTCAGCGACCAACTGCCCCAGATCAATCCCGCCAGCGGGGAACGCCGCGGCCGCGTAGCGCTGTTGCTGGGCTGCGTACAGCGCTGCTTCGACCCCAGCGTGAGCAACGCAACGGTGAAGGTGTTGCAGGCCAATGGTTTTGAAGTGGTGATTCCGCCAGACCAGGGCTGCTGCGGGGCGGTGAGCCATCACCAGGGGGAGCTGGAGCTCACCCGCCAACTCGCGACGAATCTCATTCAGAGCATGAACGCCATCGACGGGGAATTGGATGCGGTGCTGGTGGCTGCCTCCGGCTGCGGCCACACGATGAAGGCCTATGGCGAGCTGCTGAACGGCAACACTGCATTCAGGGCCCCGGTGCTGGATGTGCAGGAATTCCTGGCTGACCGCGGCCTCGTGGAGACGTTCCGCGCCCAACTGCAACCTGTCCCCGGCGTGGTGGCCATGCATGACGCCTGCCACATGATTCACGGCCAGGGAATCCATGCCCAGCCCCGCCAGCTGCTGCGCGCCATCCCCGGCATTCAGCTGCGGGAAGCAACCGAAGCGGGGGTCTGCTGCGGAAGTGCCGGCATCTACAACCTGGTGCAACCGGAGGAAGCCGCCGAACTTGGCCGGATCAAGGCCGACGATCTAAGCGGCACCGGCGCTGAATGGGTGGCCAGCGCCAACATTGGCTGCACCCTGCAACTGCGGCGCCATCTGGGCGATCGGGCCCACGTGCAGCACCCAATGGAACTGCTGGCCGCCTCAGCCGGCCTGCATCCGCTGCCAGGCGTCCAACAGCGTGCCAGCAACGCCAAGATTGCCGGGGAAGGTGAGAATCGGCAATCCGCTGCAGGGTCCCGCTGA